GCCCATATAGCCGACATCTTCGCCGTACGCGCGATTAAAAGATGAGTCCATGAAGCTAAACGTCGGGTTCAGGCGCTGCGCCGCAACGCGAATGGCCAGCTTATAAAGGTCATAGTTCGGATCGCCCGGATTGAGATTGACCCCTTCTTTTACCCGAAAAATGATATTCGGAAAAATCGGATTTTCACCGCGCCCCAGGCCTTTTTCGTAGGCGAGCAGCAAATTCTTGATGACCTTTCGGCCCCCCTCCGACGTATCACAGCCGAGATTCAAGCTGGAAAACGGAACTTGCGCCCCTGCCCGGCTGTGCATCGAGTTAAGATTATAAACAAAAGCTTCCATCGCCTGATAGACTTCTTCTTCCGGCGCATCAACCATAAAAGGCGCCATATCGCGATCGAAAAAAGCAAAAGACTGACCGCCATGCATATCGTTTTGCGAGCTTTGCAGCACGATCGCGGCTAAAGCCGTAGCCGAGGCAGGACGTTTGGGCGGCCGGATATAACCATGACCGTTATTAAAACCCGATTGCAACAACTTGCCAAGCGGGATCTGCACACAGGTCAATGTCTTGCCGTAAAAATCAAGATCATGAATATGCACATCCCCCTTGGTATGGGCCATCGACATTCGTTCCGGAATCAGCCGGTTCAAATAATACGCCTTGCTGGCCGCACTGGCAATTTGCAGCATCTTTGCCGAGGGCGAATTCGAGACATTAGCATTTTCGCGGCTCGTCTCCACCAGGATATCCCCCACCGCATCCATCAGATCCGATTTCGCTTCCCGGATTCGCGTCCGCTTTGCCCGGTGCAATATATACGCCTTCGCGGTCTTAGCATGACCGGTTTCAATCAATATCTTTTCCACGCCGTCTTGCACATCCTCGACGCCGAACAGGCCGCCGTTGTGGCGCTGTTTTAAATGTTTCAAAACTTCAAGCGTCAATTCCATCGCCAATTGCTTATCCGCGCCGCCGACTGACTTAGCCGCTTTAAAAATTGCCTCTGTAATTTTTGACGCGTCAAATTCCAGTTCCCGACCATCGCGTTTTTTTATTTTCATAAACATCGTGTTATCTCGCCGCCTCTTGATTAGTTTTTCCCCGCATCAAAATTTCCAACTCTTGCATGAAATTTTGAATATCGGCAAATTGACGATAAACAGAAGCAAAACGGACATAGGCCACTTGGTCTAAATCCTTCAGTTGCAGCATCACCATTTCACCAATTTTTTCACTGGCCACTTCACGGACCATCGAATAGCTGATTTCTCTCTCCACACGTCCCACCAACGCCTCAATTTCAGCGATGGCAATCGGTCGTTTTTCACATGATTTAGCCACACCCTGCAGCAGTTTATTCCGATCAAATAACACACGTCGGCCATCCTTCTTGACAACGAGTAAGGGAACTTCTTCCACTACTTCGTATGTCGTAAAGCGACGATTGCAATCCTGACATTCCCGTCGCCGCCGGATAGAATTTCCTTCTTCCGTTGCCCTTGAATCAATAACTTTGCCTTCCATTGAACCACAAAACGGACAGCGCATGTCATCCCTCCGACTCTTTCGACAGATTTGCCTATTCGGCTCGCCTCGAACCAGGCGACCTCATATATTGTACCATAGGGAGACAAAAAAGCAAAAAGCGAATACAAGATGTTGTATCGCTTTTTGCTTTTTCTCGCTATATCTTGTGCCTTTTCTTGCTATCTCGCACAATAAAAGAAAAAGATGGCCGCCTAAAGCAAAACCATCTTTTATCCGCTCTATTTACGCATAAAGGAAGGGATGTCAAAATCACGAATCTTGAACGATTCAATCTTTGCATCTGCCTTCTCGCCACTCACCGTTGCCGAAGAACTGGTCACCCGTCCGTCAAAGCCGGTTGCAATAACCGTTACTCTGATTTCATCTTGGAACGATTCATCAATCACCGCGCCAAAAATAATATTAGCCTCCGGATCGGTAGCGTCTTGAATGATCGAAGCCGCTTCATTGACTTCAAACAGTCCGAGACTTGTCCCGCCCGTGATATTAAGCAACACGCCTTTTGCGCCGGTAATAGAGGTCTCAAGCAACGGACTGTTGATGGCAGCTTCCGCCGCCGCCGCTGCACGGTTTTCGCCTGTACCAAAACCGATTCCCATCAAAGCCGATCCGGTATCGGTCATAATCGTCTTAACATCGGCAAAGTCCAAGTTAATCAAGCCAGGAACGGCAATCAAATCCGAAATCCCCTGTACGCCTTGACGCAACACGTCATCGGCAATACGGAAAGCCTCCATGATTGGCGTATTCTTGTTGACAACCTGCATCAAACGGTCATTGGGGATCGTAATCAGCGTATCCACTTTTTCCTTCAGCTTAGCCGACCCTAATTCCGCCTGATTTTGACGACGACGTCCCTCAAAAGAAAAGGGCTTCGTCACCACGCCAACCGTTAACGCGCCAACCTCTTTCGCACATTCTGCAACAACCGGAGCCGCGCCCGTACCGGTCCCGCCGCCCATGCCTGCAGTAACAAAAACCATATCGGCTCCGCGCAAGGCTTTTATGATTTCATCACGACTTTCTTGCGCTGCTTTTTCACCGATTTCCGGATTCGCACCGGCGCCTAGGCCTTTGGTCAACTTTTCACCGATTTGTATCCGATAAGGAGCCTGCGCATGAAGGAGCGCCTGTGCATCAGTGTTAACGGCAATGAACTCTACCCCATTTAAACCGGCCGCAATCATCCGGTTGACAGCATTATTTCCGCCGCCACCTACGCCGATTACTTTGATGGACGCGAAGCGATCCAAATCCATATCAAACTCAAGCATGGAAAACTTCCTCCTTAGTTTTATAAAAAACTTGCTGCAGACGGCGTACCGACTTGCCGCACCGAGCTTTCTTCTCATTTGCTGCGCATTTTTCTGCGCTGGACATTATGTAGCTGGTAAGACTCCGTTATTCTTCAAAGCTCCATCTACAGCCATACTTCCATAATGCCTATAGTTCAACGCAAAAAGACAATTCCCTTTTTCTTTATAAGATTTTTTCACAAAACAATTCTATTTGCGCAAAAAATAGCGTCGGATAATGGCCAGATTTTGGAATATTCTCAGACCAAACGCTAACAATGCTACATAATACAGATCAATACCCAAGCGCTCACCAATATAAACCAAACCGGCGGCCAATAAGGCATTCGTAAAAAAGCCCGTAGTGAACACGGTGTTGTCAAACTTTTCTTCCGCGACGGCGCGTAACCCGCCAAATACCGAATCAAGCGACGCCAATAAGGCTACCGACATAAATTTTGCATATTCGAGCGGAATAGAGAATGGGAAGATCATTCCTAAGAAAAGGCCAAGCAATAGCCCTGCGACAGGTAATGCCATATCATTTCGCCTCCTCTTTCACCGCTTTTGCATGTTCAAAGCGAAACGGCCCCTTGTAACCGGGAATTTTAATGAGTTCCTGTTGCTTGACGCTAACCTGGATCCCCCAAAACTGCAACGTTTCAATAACGCCGCCGCGCATCTTAAGTGCTGTTTCCAGTGTTTGCGGTTCGCCAATCGCTCTGATCTCATATGGCGGAGAGTAGCGTGTGTTATTGACCGACAGCGTCGGTCCCGCACAACGGATCTCGGATGTCGCAATCAATCTCTGTTCATTGATTGAGGCCGCCTCAGCGCCGGAAGCCCACAGCTCATTTATGACTTTCAAAATATCATCATCATGAATCAAATATAAATTGGGATTTTCACCGGGTTTTGACACTCGTTTGCTGTCGTCAATCGTAATAATAACACCTTTTCCTTCAACCGGCAGAACTCCAGCTCCCATTTTTAACATTTCGGCCTCTTTTACCGCGGTCTCCGGCACGGAAGCTTTGCGCAATTCATTAACCTGTTTCAACAGGCTAT
The sequence above is drawn from the Azotosporobacter soli genome and encodes:
- a CDS encoding small basic family protein; translated protein: MALPVAGLLLGLFLGMIFPFSIPLEYAKFMSVALLASLDSVFGGLRAVAEEKFDNTVFTTGFFTNALLAAGLVYIGERLGIDLYYVALLAFGLRIFQNLAIIRRYFLRK
- the ftsZ gene encoding cell division protein FtsZ; this translates as MLEFDMDLDRFASIKVIGVGGGGNNAVNRMIAAGLNGVEFIAVNTDAQALLHAQAPYRIQIGEKLTKGLGAGANPEIGEKAAQESRDEIIKALRGADMVFVTAGMGGGTGTGAAPVVAECAKEVGALTVGVVTKPFSFEGRRRQNQAELGSAKLKEKVDTLITIPNDRLMQVVNKNTPIMEAFRIADDVLRQGVQGISDLIAVPGLINLDFADVKTIMTDTGSALMGIGFGTGENRAAAAAEAAINSPLLETSITGAKGVLLNITGGTSLGLFEVNEAASIIQDATDPEANIIFGAVIDESFQDEIRVTVIATGFDGRVTSSSATVSGEKADAKIESFKIRDFDIPSFMRK
- the nrdD gene encoding anaerobic ribonucleoside-triphosphate reductase; the encoded protein is MKIKKRDGRELEFDASKITEAIFKAAKSVGGADKQLAMELTLEVLKHLKQRHNGGLFGVEDVQDGVEKILIETGHAKTAKAYILHRAKRTRIREAKSDLMDAVGDILVETSRENANVSNSPSAKMLQIASAASKAYYLNRLIPERMSMAHTKGDVHIHDLDFYGKTLTCVQIPLGKLLQSGFNNGHGYIRPPKRPASATALAAIVLQSSQNDMHGGQSFAFFDRDMAPFMVDAPEEEVYQAMEAFVYNLNSMHSRAGAQVPFSSLNLGCDTSEGGRKVIKNLLLAYEKGLGRGENPIFPNIIFRVKEGVNLNPGDPNYDLYKLAIRVAAQRLNPTFSFMDSSFNRAYGEDVGYMGCRTRVMANRCGPEVTDGRGNLSFTTINLPRLAIKAERDLMKFYQSLSDMMELTCEQLYHRFLVQAKLKVRDMPFLMGQGLYLDSEKLAPFDSIGDVIRHGSLSVGFIGLAETLIALTGYHHGESPEAQGLGEEIVAFMRDKVDKAAEKYDLNYSLLATPAEGLSGRFVRMDRKEYGIIPGVTDKEYYTNSFHVPVNYPISAFDKIQTEGVYHKYANAGHISYVEFSAPPVNNLTAVEDVLRQMKDADFGYAGVNFPVDFCDACGYIGVIQEDECPNCATASIRRVRRITGYLSTMERFNDAKTKELKERTSHFKN
- the nrdR gene encoding transcriptional regulator NrdR translates to MRCPFCGSMEGKVIDSRATEEGNSIRRRRECQDCNRRFTTYEVVEEVPLLVVKKDGRRVLFDRNKLLQGVAKSCEKRPIAIAEIEALVGRVEREISYSMVREVASEKIGEMVMLQLKDLDQVAYVRFASVYRQFADIQNFMQELEILMRGKTNQEAAR
- a CDS encoding DUF881 domain-containing protein, with product MLPIRQQGQAAIALVCMVLGFMLAVQFRTTQDIRSSVPYQRIEDLSQRLSQTEKERDSLLKQVNELRKASVPETAVKEAEMLKMGAGVLPVEGKGVIITIDDSKRVSKPGENPNLYLIHDDDILKVINELWASGAEAASINEQRLIATSEIRCAGPTLSVNNTRYSPPYEIRAIGEPQTLETALKMRGGVIETLQFWGIQVSVKQQELIKIPGYKGPFRFEHAKAVKEEAK